CGGTATCGACGTTCGCGCCTGGACAGCTTGACGCCATCCACAATAAGGGGTACATCTTCCTTCGCAAGTTCGCCAACAAAGCGGGCTACTACTGGAACGATGACCACATGGCCTGTCCTGATACGGATGACTATTTCAGTCTGGCAAACGGTCGGACAATTGATAAGGTCGCGCGGTTGGCTTATGCCACGTTCGTGGAAGAATTGGGCGATGAGGTTTTGGTCGATGAGGTTACAGGGAAAATCCTTCCAACGCAGGTGAAGACCTACCAAACCAAAATTGAACGAGCAATTACCCTTCAGATGAAGGCAAGCGGGGAAATTTCAGGTGTGAAGGCGTTTGTTGATCCGGCTCAGGACATCATTGCTACATCAATGCTGGTCATTGACCTTCGGGTAACACCAATGGGCACCAACCGGGCTATCAAAGTGAAACTAGGACTTTATAACCCCAACGCGTAAACATGGCACAACAATTTAATACCAAGCAATATTCGTGGTCACAGGTCGATATTCAGATTGGGAATCGACTGTTGACGGGTGCCCGTGGTCTATCCTACACCTCCAGTCAGGAAAAAGAGCCAGTGTATGGTAAGGGCGATGAGCCGCAAGCCATCCAGCGGGGCAATAAGGCGTATCGGGGTGAACTGATGTTGTTGCAAAGTGAACTGGAGCTTCTGGTTTCCAATGCCCCCAACAAAGACCTCAACGATTATCGTGATCTCAGCTTGGTGGTGGCCTATCGCCAGGAAGACGGAACGGTGGTGACGGATGCCATTGTGGGCGCTGAGTTTACCGAGCTTGAAAAGGCACTTCGCCAAAATGATAAGTTCATGGAAGTGACCTTGCCTTTTCTTTTTCTCAAAGTCCAATACGACATCTAAATGAAAGACTTCCTGATTAAGCTCACCGGGCTGGATGGACTTACCCTAGATCATGTCATGGTTACTTTTTTCAGTCTTATCGGGGCATTGCTTTCGACCAAGAATGATGTTGGAATGCCCTTTTTGGTTCGCGCATTGAATACGCTGGCGGGTTTCGTATTAGCCAGTCTGATTGGCTATATCCTGTTAGAGCGGGCTGTGTTACCGTTTTTGTCGTCTGGAATATCCTATCTGGTTGGAAGCTTCGGCTATCATATTATGAATGTGTTTCTGACGGCTCTGAAAATGGCTGAGATTGATCCATTCTCAACGGCAGGTAAGGTTATTAACCTGATCTGGTCGTGGAAACTTCCATCGTTCAAAAAGTCCAGCAATGATCAATCGTGATATAAAGCTATGCGTCCCACGCTTGCAACAGGCGTGGGCGCATCTGCTGGCTACCTGGACACTGGCCTATCCAAACGGCCCCAAAATCATCCTGGTCGAAACCTACCGTTCGCCAGCGGTGCAACTGGCCTACTACGCTCAGGGACGCCAGCAACTCGCCAGCGTCAACCGCCTTCGGGCTAATGTCGGCCTACCCGCGATTTCGGCGGCTGAGAACAAACGCCGGATCACCAACGCGAAGCCAGGGCAATCGAA
This window of the Spirosoma aerolatum genome carries:
- a CDS encoding M15 family metallopeptidase, giving the protein MINRDIKLCVPRLQQAWAHLLATWTLAYPNGPKIILVETYRSPAVQLAYYAQGRQQLASVNRLRANVGLPAISAAENKRRITNAKPGQSKHQVSPSKAFDIGFTLNGQMVWDEVNYNRAAQIVRAAFPDVIWGADWDGDGQTTDERLVDRPHFEV